In Drosophila pseudoobscura strain MV-25-SWS-2005 chromosome 4, UCI_Dpse_MV25, whole genome shotgun sequence, the following proteins share a genomic window:
- the Nup160 gene encoding nuclear pore complex protein Nup160 homolog: protein MDVNMSYREVATKNLKPADWIDVTIHTGDTLNSLQDSQNFEISGGHSYKNNNVMYRNRFIYWRTNKSVLELGEVSLDISLVRNQLRMRFNESTVLNVSLTEQPQAITLLVVTVSSVHRYVFPLKTATVEVGAAAGPDDLQSQSIFYDVTEKIDDPSAYFLTDGLGMPTVAASFMSKHAQVAHFAVAYPNKLLHHVMNCVDGATVTQEVKEPHLMPRFLYKFAGALRRAESVDAANDMSFSEIDGKTYLLVVYRSNELRLWSLDTMQAVSTINCCSGGGVGAPTAQGPQTNVIRKIDDRNFCVFLSHDEGAEFVCVQIDKNMTDVGSRDIELIVKHTVVAPDMDLIDFNVTLTHIWALWSNVEGDFNASTIHYGSNQAIQWVSSVLEPPPDRYCLTTEQGIDPREAYCSYIFHPGRFDRTVITKALYMFRRVNLQFDVRQLSMTVLKEQVCQAVEDEIQNEFKEFVVSDEEYLEIATRLWDRFYSCCEQYHIKYSEPIGLSILGGMDAACLIRRQSFALLRPCELWEHILLIGEQATDVASLMSPFFQDNLSMSTAFAELIRIVTQVEKTLPEDVKMEMDKKLYQRESPIDLVAKLVARSLDDDDTGAIFPMDTVQKLKIELEQIPNLQDAVDMLLNILCVIDPDAPPSNDYARSTRFLLPTGALFGSEYGISILAETFKQMALIRFSVCRNLLIVLYILDQEHCETDQSFLTTTENYMRSYYTLVWMAVTPISSNTPAGFEASIQRLNRAQLFDGYSRPYSSHVRGYGDDQTTLLCLFLRSKGLFSALSKLLKESSMQLETEPATLRQTLLKLVTYSNQMLWPESPSYVFPEWLYGTCHQIIVQDYVRLLADWCESKSYCRAFMLAVTLLDCGETQKAVILFQNTAEMVLDDAFLIEHVLKTTPLYSQIKESLELGNDDGPSVEDRKQAMVHYYLKVIQLFEQYSAVDYIIQLALTAISKLGDHDPQLPMFQSIVFNNHMHLGHYEDAYHALIYNADISRRKDCLRQLVVTLFQCKNLDLLMKLPYNGLQNEFESIVESRARSLSIDQNDVYNFLYAFHTSKGNMRKAATVMYEQAMRLQVSSNDPKALEKRCSALLICVNCLNLVDSRYRWIAKPIIGDERESTAMDLDNEDDLPPIDDEVLVLELDDIRRELVYNVALKELSHYRKDIAAYVLAGAEELSYLLGSYGLYTAALKLSRGHKFSVLPTFQSLAAACVSATEEAASDAWDWLQNNDLADLPHRNNAADMAWSLLQKLILDHELKDSTVIRKSVVNRLLTMNAFVPKWLYDSYKLSNSRELLQLYVRHNRLLEAADMASEMICAMLGAGSEYFDFQQSINVTTPQLAFPINTIDLLLHALKVNGKENSEYEVACIQLEEDVARYIETVSRTTSDKMKVAILRNREEQQLQALRQ from the exons ATGGATGTTAATATGAGCTACCGCGAAGTTGCGACTAAAAACCTGAAGCCAGCAGACTGGATAGATGTTACGATACATACGG GAGATACACTGAACAGTCTGCAGGACTCCCAAAACTTTGAGATATCTGGTGGACATTCTTACAAAAACAATAATGTGATGTACCGGAACCGATTCATATATTG GCGGACTAACAAATCGGTGCTGGAGCTCGGGGAGGTGAGCTTGGATATATCACTGGTCAGGAACCAACTGCGTATGCGATTCAATGAGTCGACTGTGCTCAATGTTTCCCTTACGGAGCAGCCACAAGCCATTACACTGTTGGTCGTCACTGTGAGCAGTGTCCATCGATATGTGTTTCCACTGAAGACGGCTACTGTAGAAgtgggcgctgctgctgggccagaCGATCTGCAGTCACAATCTATATTCTATGATGTGACTGAAAAGATCGACGATCCAAGTGCGTACTTTCTTACGGACGGACTTGGAATGCCCACTGTCGCTGCTTCGTTTATGTCGAAGCACGCTCAAGTAGCCCACTTTGCGGTGGCCTACCCGAACAAGCTGTTGCACCACGTGATGAACTGTGTCGATGGCGCTACTGTAACGCAAGAGGTCAAGGAACCGCATCTGATGCCTCGGTTTCTGTACAAATTTGCGGGTGCTCTGAG ACGAGCGGAATCTGTGGATGCGGCCAATGACATGTCATTCAGTGAAATCGATGGCAAGACCTATCTTCTGGTTGTTTACAGGAGCAATGAGCTGCGACTCTGGTCATTGGATACTATGCAGGCAGTATCCACCATTAACTGCTGCTCTGGTGGGGGTGTAGGAGCACCAACAGCACAAGGAC CACAAACAAATGTGATACGAAAAATTGACGACCGAAACTTTTGCGTCTTCCTCTCACACGACGAAGGGGCCGAGTTTGTTTGCGTGCAAATCGACAAGAATATGACGGATGTGGGTTCTAGAGACATAGAATTGATTGTGAAGCACACAGTGGTGGCACCAGACATGGATCTGATCGACTTTAATGTCACCCTCACACACATCTGGGCGCTCTGGAGCAATGTTGAAGGGGATTTTAATGCCTCGACGATTCATTATGGCTCTAATCAGGCCATTCAATGGGTTTCTTCTGTCCTAGAACCGCCACCGGATCGTTATTGTCTCACCACGGAGCAGGGAATCGATCCACGCGAGGCCTACTGCTCGTACATCTTCCATCCGGGTCGATTCGATCGGACTGTGATTACCAAGGCCTTATAT ATGTTCCGACGCGTCAACCTGCAGTTTGATGTTAGGCAGCTGTCGATGACAGTGCTCAAGGAGCAGGTGTGCCAGGCCGTCGAGGATGAGATCCAGAACGAGTTCAAGGAGTTTGTGGTCAGTGATGAGGAGTATCTAGAAATCGCCACTAGGCTATGGGATCGTTTCTACTCCTGCTGCGAGCAATACCACATCAAGTACTCGGAGCCCATTGGTTTGTCCATATTGGGTGGCATGGATGCGGCTTGCCTCATCAGGCGGCAATCTTTTGCCCTGCTACGTCCATGCGAACTGTGGGAGCATATTCTGCTCATTGGAGAGCAAGCCACAGATGTGGCCTCGCTGATGTCCCCATTCTTTCAAGACAATCTCTCAATGTCGACGGCATTCGCTGAGCTAATAAGGATCGTCACTCAGGTGGAAAAGACCCTCCCAGAGGATgtcaaaatggaaatggataaGAAACTGTACCAGCGAGAGTCGCCCATCGATCTTGTGGCCAAACTGGTTGCCAGAAGCCTAGATGATGACGACACTGGCGCCATCTTCCCCATGGACACCGTTCAGAAACTGAAGATCGAGCTAGAGCAAATACCCAACCTGCAGGACGCTGTCGATATGCTGCTGAATATTCTTTGCGTGATCGATCCGGATGCACCGCCGTCAAACG ATTATGCCAGGTCCACGCGTTTTCTGCTGCCAACTGGGGCATTGTTTGGCAGCGAATACGGAATATCCATTCTAGCCGAGACGTTCAAACAAATGGCTTTGATACG CTTTTCCGTCTGCCGCAATTTACTCATTGTACTTTACATTTTGGATCAGGAACACTGTGAGACGGATCAAAGTTTCCTTACGACGACTGAGAACTACATGAGATCGTATTACACTCTTGTTTGGATGGCCGTGACACCCATTTCCTCGAATACCCCAGCAGGCTT TGAGGCTTCCATTCAGCGCCTCAATCGGGCACAGCTCTTTGATGGCTATTCTCGACCGTACTCAAGCCATGTGCGTGGCTATGGGGATGACCAGACCACGCTGCTCTGTTTATTCCTACGTTCCAAGGGTCTGTTCAGTGCTCTGTCgaagctgctgaaggagtCGAGCATGCAACTGGAGACGGAGCCAGCAACGTTGCGTCAAACGCTGCTGAAGCTGGTTACCTACAGCAATCAGATGCT ATGGCCCGAATCTCCCAGCTATGTATTCCCAGAATGGCTCTATGGCACATGCCATCAAATCATTGTGCAGGATTATGTGCGCCTGCTGGCCGACTGGTGCGAAAGCAAATCCTATTGTC GAGCCTTTATGCTGGCTGTGACGCTGTTGGATTGCGGCGAGACACAAAAGGCAGTGATCCTCTTTCAGAATACAGCTGAAATGGTGCTCGACGATGCATTCCTCATTGAGCACGTGCTGAAGACCACACCGCTGTACAGTCAAATTAAAGAGAGCCTCGAACTGGGCAATGATGATGGACCTTCAGTGGAGGATAGAAAACAGGCGATGGTGCATTATTATCTGAAGGTTATACAGCTATTTGAGCAGTATTCGGCCGTCGACTACATCATTCAGCTGGCTCTTACGGCCATAAGCAAGCTGGGGGATCATGATCCACAGTTGCCGATGTTCCAGTCTATAGTCTTCAATAACCATATGCATCTGGGCCACTACGAGGACGCGTATCACGCTTTAATCTACAATGCCGACATATCACGGCGCAAGGATTGCCTGCGTCAGTTGGTGGTGACGCTGTTTCAATGCAAGAACCTGGATCTGCTTATGAAGCTCCCCTACAATGGGCTGCAGAACGAGTTCGAGAGCATTGTGGAGTCGCGCGCGCGCTCTTTGAGCATCGATCAGAATGACGTCTATAACTTTTTGTATGCTTTTCACACGAGCAAGGGAAATATGCGTAAGGCTGCCACAGTCATGTATGAGCAGGCCATGCGGTTGCAGGTGAGCAGCAATGACCCAAAGGCACTGGAAAAGCGTTGCTCCGCGCTCCTGATTTGTGTAAATTGCCTGAATTTGGTCGACAGTCGGTACAGATGGATAGCCAAGCCAATCATTGGCGACGAGCGGGAGTCGACGGCTATGGATTTGGATAACGAAGATGATCTGCCGCCGATCGACGATGAAGTGCTGGTCCTAGAGCTGGACGACATACGTCGCGAGCTTGTCTACAACGTGGCATTGAAGGAGCTCTCACACTATCGAAAGGACATAGCCGCCTATGTgctggcaggggcagaggagCTATCCTATCTCCTAGGAAGCTATGGTCTGTATACGGCTGCCCTGAAACTGTCCCGCGGGCACAAATTCTCTGTGCTGCCGACATTTCAGagcctggctgctgcctgtgTGAGCGCCACAGAAGAGGCGGCCAGCGATGCCTGGGATTGGCTGCAGAACAACGATCTGGCAG ATCTACCACATCGTAACAATGCCGCAGATATGGCATGGTCCCTGCTGCAGAAGCTGATACTCGACCACGAGCTCAAGGACTCGACAGTCATACGCAAGAGCGTCGTGAACCGACTGCTCACGATGAACGCATTTGTGCCCAAGTGGCTGTACGACTCCTACAAGCTGAGCAATTCCCGCGAGCTGTTGCAGTTGTACGTCAGGCACAATCGATTGCTGGAGGCCGCCGATATGGCCAGCGAGATGATCTGTGCCATGCTCGGGGCAGGCAGCGAATACTTTGATTTCCAGCAGTCGATCAATGTGACGACTCCGCAGCTCGCATTCCCCATCAACACaattgatctgctgctgcacgcCCTGAAGGTCAATGGCAAGGAAAATTCGGAATACGAAGTGGCCTGCATTCAGCTGGAGGAGGATGTGGCCAGATACATTGAGACTGTCAGCCGTACCACATCGGATAAAATGAAAGTGGCCATTTTGCGGAATCgggaagagcagcagctgcaggcaTTACGCCAGTAA
- the Dnaaf4 gene encoding uncharacterized protein Dnaaf4: MVQISQTEDDIKISIELNRLVTRKPDVVLLPQYLKFNNPPIFFERHLAQEIDEMASFCRIFKNEARIVLVKKEKGVWPEMFQKLDKEALLKKRLEIADLIVERNKQRDQQAMERYENKRRAEISKEIKRETEMRDRVKQFQDNARREALVVDVRKETSTKSVSPPLHAPYQQPPAPTAAARLSTPLTRPPMTAVRGSGRISVSFTNEHKRVTPKRESQTDIQMAFAAAGKPTDPSMKSPMDTLDE; this comes from the exons ATGGTGCAGATATCGCAGACCGAGGACGACAtcaaaatttcaattgaactcaatcgtctggtGACACGGAAGCCGGACGTTGTCCTTCTCCCCCAGTACTTGAAGTTCAATAATCCGCCCATATTCTTTGAGCGTCATCTGGCCCAAGAGATCGACGAGATGGCCAG TTTTTGCCGCATCTTCAAGAACGAGGCCCGCATCGTGCTGGTAAAGAAGGAGAAGGGTGTTTGGCCAGAGATGTTTCAGAAGCTGGACAAGGAGGCACTCTTGAAGAAGCGCCTGGAAATCGCCGATCTCATTGTAGAGCGCAACAAGCAGCGCGATCAGCAGGCCATGGAACGGTACGAGAACAAGCGTCGCGCCGAAATCTCGAAGGAAATCAAGCGCGAAACAGAAATGAGGGATCGCGTCAAGCAGTTCCAGGATAATGCCCGACGTGAGGCACTTGTGGTAGATGTGCGCAAGGAGACATCCACGAAATCTGTCAGTCCCCCATTACACGCCCCCTATCAGCAACCACCCGCACCGACAGCTGCCGCTCGCCTGTCCACTCCACTGACTCGTCCCCCGATGACCGCCGTACGTGGCAGTGGACGCATCAGTGTGAGCTTCACCAATGAACACAAGCGGGTCACTCCCAAGCGTGAGTCCCAAACAGACATACAGATGGCCTTTGCGGCGGCCGGCAAACCCACCGACCCGTCCATGAAGTCTCCTATGGATACTCTGGATGAATGA
- the LOC4817287 gene encoding manganese-transporting ATPase 13A1, whose protein sequence is MSTREDTIEGAAGDTDPNQRLSKNGATTAGNLDDLVKYVTLHVRMPTPLSGVVLPFVPLYLTALYLCIYMYGGEDADVPTTQELISSENRKTDSTIAWNDIGFIAVLAIAFLHILTLLFCYWSVHVLAFLTCRKAKRPAPNVLAKVVPTANNGNSKIVPIRSTKLEDGSTQYFLVFQKTKYVWNDDRKTFRAVEFPVDGLLRNYAASRGLESEEAVKKATSTYGNNEMDMVVPEFHELFLERATAPFFVFQVFSVGLWCMDDYWYYSLFTLFMLIAFECTIVKQQLRNMSEIRKMGNKPYLIYAFRQNKWRHIGSDELLPGDLVSVTRSQNDNIVPCDLVILRGTCIVDESMLTGESVPLMKESLESLDNLDTELDVDGDGKLFVLFGGTKVVQHTAPTKESLRAPDGGCIGYVIRTGFNTSQGKLLRTILFGANRATENNKETFAFIAFLMVFAVAAASYVWVKGSEDLERNRYKLFLECTLILTAIIPPDLPIELTLAVNTSLIQLTKLFVFCTEPFRIPFAGKVQICCFDKTGTLTTDNLMVEGIAGLTSNGSCVPIEQAESNTVQVLACCHSLALLDDGLVGDPLEKATLAAVDWNLTKMDSVIPKRTQLKPLKIIQRYHFSSALKRMSVLAGYLVPYSNEVKHIGAVKGAPEVIQKMLREVPSDYEKIYLEYARRGARVLALGIKEFGSMGTQKIRELKRDEVECDLTFAGFVIISCPMKPDSKTAIKELIQSSHKVVMITGDSPLTACHVAKELRFTRKKLLILTPPEPAKRNTWNWISVDGEQSYKMDERSKSISPMLATHDLCITGEGLLHLQHNQPQYMRQLLPHVTVCARFAPKQKEFVITTLKQLGFCTLMCGDGTNDVGALKHANVGVSLLTSAPAKRKRTEEEQQLATAAAAAATAAAANTANQQLSPRERAMRRRQEHLNQSQARMQMALRDMEEQTMVKLGDASIAAPFTSKSSSIMCVNHIIKQGRCTLVTTLQMFKILALNALIQAYCQSVLYIDGIKFSDTQATMQGIFIAACFLFITRSKPLKTLSKVAPLPNIFNFYTISTILSQFAVHFGTLYYLTNEATKLAPPRVGKVKLYIDMDAEEKTKYDPNIVSSTVYIISISLQVATIAVNYKGHPFMESLRSNLMLMYAIGASAALVLLLSTGLVPDLTEFFEIIDFPTNFRCVLLAVLVADIIGAFLLDRICSWLFGETRGKSKVLNC, encoded by the exons ATGAGTACGAGAGAAGATACCATCGAAGGCGCTGCCGGCGACACCGACCCAAACCAAAGGCTATCTAAAAACGGGGCGACGACGGCCGGCAACCTGGACGATCTGGTGAAATATGTGACCCTGCACGTGCGCATGCCAACGCCACTGAGCGGAGTGGTATTGCCCTTTGTCCCGTTATACCTGACTGCGTTATACCTATGCATCTACATGTACGGCGGCGAGGACGCAGATGTTCCCACCACTCAAGAGTTGATCTCGTCGGAAAACCGCAAAACGGACTCGACCATTGCCTGGAATGACATTGGCTTCATAGCCGTTCTGGCCATAGCATTTCTACACATTCTCACATTACTCTTCTGCTACTGGAGCGTTCATGTCCTGGCCTTTCTTACCTGCCGCAAAGCGAAGCGACCGGCCCCGAATGTCCTGGCCAAGGTGGTGCCCACAGCGAACAATGGCAACTCAAAGATAGTTCCGATACGCTCCACCAAACTGGAGGATGGTTCAACGCAGTATTTTCTGGTCTTTCAGAAGACAAAATATGTGTGGAACGACGATAGGAAAACCTTTCGCGCCGTCGAGTTTCCCGTGGACGGACTCTTGAGAAACTATGCCGCCTCTCGAGGACTGGAGTCAGAAGAGGCTGTGAAGAAGGCCACTTCCACGTATGGAAATAACGAGATGGATATGGTGGTACCAGAGTTCCACGAACTCTTCCTTGAGCGGGCCACTGCACCGTTCTTTGTGTTCCAAGTGTTCTCGGTGGGACTGTGGTGCATGGACGACTACTGGTACTACTCCCTGTTCACGCTCTTCATGTTGATTGCCTTCGAGTGCACCATTGTGAAGCAGCAGCTGAGGAACATGTCCGAGATCCGTAAAATGGGTAACAAACCGTATCTGATCTATGCCTTTCGTCAGAACAAGTGGCGCCACATTGGCTCGGACGAGCTGCTTCCTGGAGATCTAGTGTCCGTGACCCGCTCCCAGAACGATAATATTGTACCCTGTGACCTGGTTATCCTGCGCGGCACATGTATTGTAGATGAATCGATGCTGACGGGCGAATCGGTGCCGCTGATGAAGGAATCGTTGGAGTCTTTGGACAACCTGGACACCGAACTGGATGTGGACGGTGATGGAAAGCTGTTTGTGCTCTTTGGTGGCACCAAAGTGGTGCAGCACACGGCCCCCACCAAGGAATCGCTGCGTGCCCCGGATGGCGGCTGCATTGGCTATGTGATCCGCACGGGATTCAACACATCGCAGGGTAAACTATTGCGCACGATTCTGTTCGGTGCCAATCGCGCCACGGAGAATAACAAGGAGACTTTTGCGTTTATTGCCTTCCTCATGGTATTTGCTGTGGCCGCAGCCTCCTATGTGTGGGTAAAGGGCAGCGAGGATCTGGAGCGCAACCGCTACAAGCTCTTCCTCGAGTGCACTCTAATTCTGACGGCCATCATACCGCCCGATCTCCCTATTGAGCTCACCCTGGCTGTGAATACATCGCTAATCCAGTTGACCAAATTGTTTGTATTCTGTACGGAACCCTTCCGCATTCCGTTCGCTGGAAAGGTTCAGATCTGCTGCTTCGACAAGACGGGAACACTAACTACGGATAACCTCATGGTGGAGGGCATTGCGGGGCTGACATCGAATGGGAGTTGTGTGCCCATCGAGCAGGCAGAGTCCAACACTGTTCAGGTCCTGGCCTGCTGCCACTCGCTGGCCCTGCTGGACGATGGGCTGGTGGGCGATCCCCTCGAGAAGGCCACCTTGGCAGCCGTCGATTGGAATCTCACCAAAATGGACAGTGTCATACCGAAGCGGACGCAGTTGAAGCCGTTGAAGATCATTCAACGTTATCACTTTTCATCGGCCCTGAAGCGCATGTCGGTCCTCGCTGGCTACCTGGTGCCCTACTCCAACGAAGTGAAGCACATTGGAGCCGTCAAGGGAGCACCCGAAGTCATTCAGAAGATGTTGCGGGAAGTGCCGTCGGACTATGAGAAG ATTTATCTCGAGTATGCTCGTCGTGGCGCCCGTGTCCTGGCTCTGGGCATCAAGGAGTTTGGCAGCATGGGAACTCAGAAAATACGCGAACTGAAGCGCGATGAAGTGGAATGCGATCTCACCTTTGCCGGCTTCGTGATCATCTCGTGCCCCATGAAACCCGACTCCAAGACTGCGATCAAGGAGCTCATTCAATCCTCCCACAAAGTGGTTATGATCACAGGCGACAGTCCGCTGACTGCCTGCCATGTGGCCAAAGAGCTGCGATTCACACGCAAGAAGCTGCTCATCCTGACCCCGCCCGAACCGGCAAAGCGAAACACTTGGAACTGGATATCCGTCGATGGAGAGCAGTCGTATAAAATGGACGAGCGCAGCAAGAGCATATCTCCCATGCTTGCCACGCACGATCTGTGTATTACTGGCGAGGGACTGCTGCATCTACAGCACAATCAACCCCAGTATATGCGTCAGCTGCTGCCCCACGTGACAGTCTGCGCACGCTTTGCACCCAAGCAGAAGGAGTTTGTGATCACCACGCTGAAACAGTTGGGCTTCTGCACGCTCATGTGCGGCGACGGCACCAACGATGTGGGGGCCTTGAAGCACGCCAATGTGGGCGTCTCTCTGCTTACCAGCGCGCCCGCGAAGCGCAAGCGCACCGAAGAGGAACAGCAGCTGGCCaccgcagcagcggctgcagccaCGGCCGCCGCTGCCAACACTGCCAACCAACAGTTGAGCCCGCGAGAGCGTGCCATGCGCCGGCGACAGGAGCACCTTAATCAGTCGCAAGCTCGCATGCAGATGGCTCTGCGCGACATGGAAGAGCAGACGATGGTTAAGTTGGGTGATGCCTCAATTGCGGCGCCGTTCACCAGCAAATCGTCCTCGATCATGTGTG TCAATCACATAATCAAGCAGGGACGCTGCACTCTGGTCACCACACTGCAGATGTTCAAGATCCTCGCTCTGAATGCCCTCATTCAGGCCTACTGCCAATCCGTGCTGTATATTGATGGCATCAAATTCAGCGATACTCAGGCAACCATGCAGGGCATCTTCATCGCGGcctgttttctgtttattaCTCGATCCAAG CCACTGAAAACTCTGTCGAAGGTCGCACCACTGCCAAACATCTTCAATTTCTATACAATTTCTACGATCCTCTCGCAATTTGCAGTGCATTTTGGCACGCTCTATTACTTGACCAATGAAGCCACCAAATTGGCACCGCCAAG AGTGGGCAAAGTTAAGCTGTATATTGACATGGATGCCGAGGAGAAGACCAAATACGATCCAAACATTGTTAGCAGCACGGTCTACATTATTAGCATATCACTGCAGGTGGCCACCATTGCAGTCAACTATAAG GGGCATCCCTTCATGGAGAGTCTGCGCTCCAATCTCATGCTGATGTATGCCATTGGCGCCTCAGCCGCGTTGGTGCTGCTGTTATCCACGGGCCTGGTGCCCGATCTGACggaatttttcgaaattattgATTTCCCCACAAAT TTCCGTTGCGTATTGCTCGCTGTCCTGGTGGCGGACATCATTGGTGCCTTTCTGTTGGATCGCATTTGCTCATGGCTGTTCGGGGAGACACGTGGCAAGTCCAAAGTGTTGAACTGTTAG
- the Csl4 gene encoding exosome complex component CSL4 has protein sequence MSSEGDENTVVCLPGERLCRVEDNVVLGIGTYEQNGYIYASKSGVVNIEESGENCQVVSVHKPGFHLTIPATGDVVTARVLVTTPKFAKCAIFCVRNVLLESSYRGLLRKEDVRETEKDRVDIYKSFKPGDVILARVINQMEQSFLLTTAETELGVVVAYASDARKTRVPMVPVGWSEMQCPLTTIKEPRKVAKVLPESSINIIK, from the exons atgagCTCAGAAGGAGATGAAAACACAGTTGTGTGCTTGCCAGGAGAACGCTTGTGCCGAGTAGAAGACAATGTTGTTTTGGGCATAGGAACATACGAACAGAACGGCTACATCTACGCCTCCAAATCGGGGGTCGTGAACATTGAAGAATCTGGAGAAAAC TGTCAGGTTGTAAGTGTTCACAAGCCAGGCTTCCACCTGACCATTCCGGCCACCGGGGACGTCGTCACAGCCCGTGTTCTGGTCACAACACCAAAGTTCGCCAAGTGTGCCATATTCTGCGTGCGAAACGTCTTGCTGGAGAGCAGCTATCGCGGGCTGCTGCGGAAGGAGGACGTACGGGAAACGGAAAAGGATCGTGTCGACATATACAAGTCGTTCAAGCCTGGCGATGTGATACTGGCCCGCGTCATCAATCAAATGGAACAATCATTTCTCCTAACCACTGCCGAAACAGAGCTCGGTGTGGTCGTAGCCTATGCCAGCGATGCCCGTAAAACCCGAGTGCCTATGGTACCGGTGGGCTGGAGCGAGATGCAGTGTCCCCTGACTACCATTAAGGAGCCTCGCAAAGTGGCAAAAGTCCTGCCTGaaagttcaataaatataatcaaataa
- the Gr32a gene encoding gustatory and pheromone receptor 32a, protein MSPNTWVIEMPTQKARLHPYPRRISPYRTPSVNRYAFSHETPPPPPPPPPRTLEHPVFEDIRTIMSVLKASGLMPIYEQLSSHEVGPPTKTNEFYSFFVRGVVHALTIFNVYSLFTPSSAQLFYSYRETDNVNQWIELLLCILTYTLTVFVCARNTKNILRIMNEILQLDDEVRRQFGANLSQNFGFSVKYLFGIAACQTYIIVLKIYAVDGVITPTSYVLLAFYAVQNGLTATYIVFASALLRIVYIRFHFINQLLNGYTYAQQQRKKGGHRRQAAGATLMENFPEDSLFIYRMHNKLLRIYKGINDCCNLILVSFLGYSFYTVTTNCYNLFVQITAKGMVSSNILQWCFAWLCMHVSLLALLSRSCGLTTREANATSQILARVYAKSKEYQNIIDKFLTKSIKQEVQFTAYGFFAIDNSTLFKIFSAVTTYLVILIQFKQLEDSKVEDNIQDQQQT, encoded by the exons ATGTCACCGAACACTTGGGTAATTGAAATGCCGACACAGAAAGCGCGTTTGCATCCGTATCCACGTCGGATATCGCCGTATCGGACTCCCTCAGTGAATAGGTATGCCTTCAGTCATGAgacgccaccaccaccaccaccgccgcctccaAGGACTCTGGAGCATCCCGTCTTCGAGGACATCAGAACGATAATGTCCGTGCTGAAGGCCAGTGGGCTAATGCCAATCTACGAGCAGCTCTCCAGCCACGAAGTGGGGCCACCCACCAAGACCAACGAGTTCTACTCGTTCTTTGTGCGGGGCGTGGTCCACGCCCTGACCATCTTCAATGTGTACAGCCTCTTCACGCCCAGCTCGGCGCAGCTCTTCTACTCCTACCGCGAGACGGACAATGTGAATCAGTGGATCGAGCTGCTGCTCTGCATCCTCACCTACACATTGACCGTGTTCGTGTGTGCGCGCAACACCAAGAACATCCTGCGGATCATGAACGAGATCCTTCAGCTGGACGATGAAGTGCGCCGCCAGTTTGGGGCCAATTTGAGCCAAAACTTTGGCTTCTCGGTGAAATATCTCTTCGGCATTGCCGCCTGTCAAACGTACATCATTGTGCTGAAGATCTATGCGGTGGATGGCGTAATCACGCCCACATCCTACGTACTACTGGCCTTCTATGCCGTACAGAATGGTCTGACAGCCACGTACATTGTATTTGCCTCGGCTCTGCTACGCATCGTGTACATTCGATTCCACTTTATAAATCAGCTCCTGAATGGATACACCtatgcccagcagcagcggaaaaaGGGCGGCCATAGACGACAGGCGGCAGGAGCTACACTCATGGAGAACTTCCCCGAGGACTCGTTGTTCATATATCGCATGCACAACAAATTGCTGCGCATCTACAAGGGCATCAACGACTGCTGCAACCTAATTCTGGTCTCCTTTCTGGGCTACTCCTTCTACACGGTCACAACGAACTGCTACAATCTGTTTGTCCAGATCACAGCCAAGGGAATGGTCTCATCGAATATTCTTCAATGGTGCTTTGCCTGGCTGTGCATGCATGTCTCCCTGCTGGCCTTGCTGTCTCGCAGTTGTGGTCTAACCACCAGAGAG GCCAATGCCACATCCCAAATCCTAGCCAGGGTCTATGCCAAGAGCAAGGAGTATCAGAATATT ATTGATAAATTTCTAACCAAAAGCATAAAGCAGGAAGTACAATTCACGGCCTATGGATTCTTTGCCATAGACAATTCCACACTCTTTAAG ATCTTTTCGGCTGTGACCACTTATTTGGTCATCTTGATACAGTTCAAACAGCTGGAGGACTCTAAAGTGGAGGACAACATACAGGACCAGCAACAGACttga